The stretch of DNA TCATCATCACCATCTCCTCGAAGACTGCTCAGGGGGTACTTGTCATGCCACGGCCGACTCATCGCTCTACCTCCTCACCGTTACCGCCGCGGCCATCGCTATCGCCAGCGGCGTCGTCTGCCTGCATCCTCTGCGGCGTCGCTTCCGCCTTCTCAACGCGTTCGCTGTACCGCGGCACGGCAAAGCCAGGGATGCGGATGTCGCTCGCTACTTGGTCGCCCCACACCGCCCAGGGCTGATTCGACTCCGGCCGACGGCGGGCAAACAGCTCCAGGTACGGCCCAGGGCTGACCCGCTCAATGATGGCGAACTGCTCAGCCGGCTTGCGCGAGTGCTCCTGTACTGGGGCGTTGAACCAGGTCGGCTGGGAGCGCGAACCAAGCGGGGCTCTCCCCCGGGTGCAGAACAGCAGCTGCTCGGTGGCATTGCGCAGCTGGTAGCGGCCACCCAGGCCGAGGCGGAACTTCACCCAGGTCAGTGGGCTGCGCACCGTAAAGCCCCAGGCCTCAGCCACCTCATACGCCTTCGGCAGCAAGGCGTTGGTCGTCCACAGCCACAGGTGGGCATCACGGGCCGCCAGCGCCCCCACTGGCAAAGCCGTGATCCGCGCCAGGCTCATCGTCCGGTAGTGCTTCTCACCGCTCTGCAGTGGCCAAGGCGGATCGACCAGGATGGTGGCAAAGCCACCAGGCGGCAGGCCAGGGATGGCGGGCGATGAGCCAGTACTTGGCTTCGTTACTGCGCCAGCCTGCTTGGCCACCGCACCGTGCCGAGATTCCGCTCCCCCAGCGCATGCCCGTCTTGTCTGTTTCGTCTGCTGCATGATGTCCCTCCTTTTTGTTCATACGTGCTATTTGCTCCGGGCAAGCTCGCTGCCAGTGTTTTGCACTTCGGCAGCAAGTTGCCCTTATCCCATACATTCCACGAACACTCGCGTGTTGCAAGGCCTCCCGATTTACATTACGAAGCGATGCGACACTCGCCGTTCTTGAGCCGTTTCTGTGGTGCCACCCCAGGAAACAAAATGGACACACGCGCCATTTAGTGGCCACGAAAGTCGGTGCTGTAGTTTTTGCAACAAGCGGGCGAAATGACGCAGCATGTGGGCGAGGAATGGAGCCAGACGCTCACGGCTGGCGCTCGTCCGACCGAGCCGGTCGCTGCTGTGTGCACCGCCTGGGACGCGGGCGCGGCGGGCGACGCGAGGGTGAGCGAGCCGGCCAGGTGGGACGGGCCGCACCAGCCGCCGACTGACCACTGTTGCCGTCACCATTCGATCCGTCCGGCTCCGTGCCAGAAGACGCACCGCTACCACTGACACCGTTGCCGCTGCTCTCGTCAGTGACACCGCCACCGCTGCTGGCACCACTCCCACCATTGCTGGTGTCGCGCCTTCCTCCGGCAGCCTCAGCCGCTGCGTCCCGTACTGCCTGCTCGTTGTCCTGCAGCACCTGGGCCATTGCTGCCTGCATGGCCCGGCCAGCCTCTTGGCGCTGCTGGCTCAGCTCGCTGCCCAGGGCCAGGGCGGCTGCCCAGGATGAGCTGGCTGGTACGCCTGCTCCAGCTGTTCTGGCCGCCTGGTGTGCGGAGCGCCAGCTGGCTGCAACCTCGCCGGCGAGCTGGCCGGCCTGGTAGCTGCTCGGCAGCGCGGCAGAGAGCGACAGCGGCGGCTCGCCGACGGGCACCGGCTGACTCGTTCCGCCAGGCGGCGTCTCCCGCCACTCGGCCAGGCCATCGCGCACCCCGTGGGCGAACGCCCAGCCGACTGCGCCCACCACCGCCAGGCCGATGAGAGCCAGGATCCCGATGACGACCGCCATGATGAAACCTCCGAAGATGAAGAAAGAGAGAAGAAGAGAAAGAACGAGAGGAGAAGGAGAGCAGGCACGAGGCAGAGTGCTCACTACTGGGCCGGCGACGTTCCGGTACCGGCCCCGCTGTACTGAGACCCGCCGAGAAGAGACAGTCCCGCCCAACCGCGCAGCCACCGCTGTTGCCGTCTGGTAGCTCAGAGCTGCTTCCACGCCACCAGTCGCGCATGGGCTCGCGCCCTGGGTCAGCGACGCACCACAGCGCCCCGCCGCCTACAGCTGCCCGATCCGCTGCCCAGCGCCCAGGGCATACCCCGTGATGATCGCTTCGTAGAACTGAGCACCGCCGGGGGCGATGCGGGTCTGGGCCTCGGCCTGGGTCACCAGCGTGGCGATGTTGGTCAGGACCTGGGAGGTCAGGAAGGCGCGGGCCTGTTCGGCCTGGGCGGCTACTTCTGCCTGGGCGGCGACCTGCTCGATCTCCCGCCGGGTCACCCGGGCCTGGCCATTGCCCAGCACCACCCCCATCCGGGTGCGCTGGGGCGAAAAGAGACTGAGATTGGTAGAAGCCATGAGAAGTCCTTTCGAGAGGAGAAGAGAAGAGAGGAAGACTGCCGGGGCGGCCGCTCACCCTGGAGCGGGTTCCGCTGCCACCGCCTTGGGCGGCACATGCGGCCCGGTGGCCACCCAGATCACGCCACCGGCCTGCCGCACCGCCCAGAGACGACCTTGGTGCAGGCGTCCGGTTGACCTGGCACATCTAGGAGAACCCGCAGCCATTGGTGGTGTCGTGACAGAAAAGTGCGCCGTGCTGCATCTGCGCAGCACGGCGCCAAACCGGTCGGTGA from Actinomyces sp. Marseille-P3109 encodes:
- a CDS encoding MT-A70 family methyltransferase, coding for MQQTKQTRRACAGGAESRHGAVAKQAGAVTKPSTGSSPAIPGLPPGGFATILVDPPWPLQSGEKHYRTMSLARITALPVGALAARDAHLWLWTTNALLPKAYEVAEAWGFTVRSPLTWVKFRLGLGGRYQLRNATEQLLFCTRGRAPLGSRSQPTWFNAPVQEHSRKPAEQFAIIERVSPGPYLELFARRRPESNQPWAVWGDQVASDIRIPGFAVPRYSERVEKAEATPQRMQADDAAGDSDGRGGNGEEVER